The Chryseobacterium indicum genome includes a window with the following:
- a CDS encoding ATP-binding protein yields the protein MDSIQLQNLFTHLESVITWRVSHSDEDFNLAPQFNPNDYKGSHLGNYISEKKLTHQEVIILLMALLPRLDPSLLKRVYLEYPSSPFFDFCSVNDNGRLFNPTVLALQYILGGESISERLQALDYFGQNSVLVKEELLVFSGSAQESTSVNSLINVHQDAFDALMFGTEQLPKMSSDFPAEQLHTGRTWADLILPQTTLEELKGIEDWYNSSRILMEDWGMQKKLKPGFRVLFYGDPGTGKTLAASLLGKYTQRPVFRVDVSMLVSKYIGETEKHLAKLFDKAENKNWILFFDEADAIFGKRTNVRDAHDKYANQEVSYLLQRIETFSGLIILASNFKNNMDKAFTRRFHSCIKFNNPKYEERLRIWEQNLPQQLDLGDINLDQISRRYELTGSNIMNIIQDVCLKAIASEEPGYKVNSEMLLESIRKEYLKEDKVFS from the coding sequence ATGGATTCAATACAATTACAAAACTTATTCACCCATTTAGAAAGCGTTATTACATGGCGCGTTAGTCATTCTGATGAAGATTTTAATCTGGCACCCCAGTTTAATCCGAACGATTACAAAGGCTCTCATCTGGGAAATTATATTTCAGAAAAAAAACTGACTCATCAGGAAGTTATTATTTTATTAATGGCTTTACTGCCGAGATTGGATCCATCTTTACTGAAGAGAGTTTATCTTGAATATCCATCCAGTCCGTTCTTTGATTTCTGTTCGGTTAACGACAACGGAAGACTTTTTAATCCTACTGTTCTGGCATTGCAGTACATTCTTGGCGGAGAAAGTATTTCTGAACGATTACAAGCATTGGATTATTTCGGGCAGAATTCAGTATTGGTAAAAGAAGAACTTCTTGTTTTTTCAGGTTCTGCACAGGAAAGCACATCGGTTAATAGTCTGATCAATGTTCATCAGGATGCTTTTGATGCTTTAATGTTCGGGACAGAACAGCTTCCTAAAATGAGCAGCGATTTTCCTGCGGAACAGCTTCACACAGGCAGAACGTGGGCAGATTTAATCCTTCCTCAAACTACTCTGGAAGAGCTTAAAGGTATTGAAGACTGGTACAACAGCAGCCGGATTTTAATGGAAGACTGGGGAATGCAGAAAAAACTTAAACCGGGCTTCCGCGTACTGTTTTATGGAGATCCCGGAACCGGAAAAACGCTTGCTGCAAGTCTCTTGGGAAAATATACCCAACGTCCTGTGTTCAGAGTAGATGTATCTATGCTGGTTTCAAAATATATCGGCGAAACAGAAAAACATCTGGCAAAATTATTCGATAAGGCAGAAAATAAAAACTGGATATTATTTTTTGATGAAGCGGATGCTATTTTCGGGAAAAGAACCAATGTTCGCGATGCGCATGATAAGTATGCCAATCAGGAAGTTTCTTACCTCCTGCAGCGAATAGAAACTTTTTCGGGACTTATTATTCTGGCGTCCAATTTCAAAAACAATATGGATAAAGCCTTTACGAGACGTTTCCACAGCTGTATAAAATTCAATAATCCTAAGTACGAAGAACGTCTGCGCATCTGGGAGCAGAATTTACCGCAGCAGCTGGATTTGGGAGATATTAATCTGGATCAGATTTCCAGAAGATACGAACTTACAGGATCCAATATTATGAACATCATTCAGGATGTATGCTTAAAGGCGATTGCATCGGAAGAACCGGGCTATAAAGTTAATTCGGAGATGCTGTTGGAAAGTATCAGGAAAGAATATTTAAAAGAGGATAAAGTATTCTCATAA
- a CDS encoding leucine-rich repeat domain-containing protein — protein MRVNGSRVGKIEGLDTLHNLKQLLISCTHVEKIEGLESLKNLEVLDLSSNEISKIKGLDNLKNLRKLNLNENKIAKVENLDHLINLEFLTFEINKIKEIDASFLSNLVSECFISLCFTGNYIKEIKDVPTNVTIKFEADHFVPRVFPMSNDLFR, from the coding sequence TTGAGAGTAAATGGAAGCAGGGTAGGTAAAATTGAAGGTTTGGATACCTTGCACAATCTTAAACAACTACTTATTTCGTGTACTCATGTAGAAAAAATTGAAGGCTTAGAAAGTTTAAAAAATTTAGAAGTATTAGACTTAAGTTCTAATGAAATTTCAAAAATAAAAGGATTGGATAATCTGAAAAACTTAAGAAAATTAAATTTAAATGAAAATAAGATAGCCAAAGTTGAGAATTTAGATCATCTTATTAATCTGGAGTTTTTAACTTTCGAGATCAATAAAATTAAAGAGATTGATGCTTCTTTTTTATCTAATTTGGTTTCCGAATGTTTTATTTCCTTATGTTTTACAGGGAATTATATCAAAGAGATTAAAGATGTTCCAACGAATGTTACCATTAAATTTGAGGCGGATCATTTTGTACCAAGAGTATTTCCTATGTCAAATGATTTGTTTCGATAA
- a CDS encoding TIR domain-containing protein yields the protein MNNIFISWSGEASMKIAQELKNWLPKIIQSSKPYYTPDDIEKGTRWLPDINAKLSECLIGLICLTKDNTEKPWILFEAGALSNRLEKSKVCPILFGLKKSEVTSPLSNFQLTTFNSSEMFDLVKSINNSMDERAVDKEVLKSTFDAFFPEFQKKIEKILNEDSSDIKKPERSERDILEEILDLVRKHENIRTTNVTSASSITLQDLLKNYPQNTEKIIYNIGDKVSHILYGYGIVDRVIIDEQNRQAIWVNFENGHIGAVRNDIQLTKLL from the coding sequence ATGAATAATATATTTATTAGTTGGTCTGGTGAAGCTAGTATGAAAATTGCCCAGGAATTAAAAAACTGGCTGCCAAAAATAATTCAGTCTTCCAAGCCATATTATACACCTGATGATATTGAAAAAGGAACCAGATGGCTCCCAGATATTAATGCAAAACTTTCTGAATGTTTAATTGGTTTAATTTGTCTTACAAAAGATAATACTGAAAAGCCATGGATACTTTTTGAAGCTGGAGCTTTATCCAATAGACTTGAAAAATCAAAAGTTTGTCCTATTTTATTTGGATTAAAAAAATCTGAAGTTACATCACCATTATCTAATTTTCAACTTACCACTTTTAATAGCTCTGAAATGTTTGATTTGGTAAAATCAATTAATAACTCTATGGACGAACGAGCTGTTGATAAAGAAGTATTAAAATCGACATTTGATGCTTTTTTTCCTGAGTTTCAAAAGAAAATTGAAAAAATATTAAATGAAGATTCATCAGATATAAAAAAACCCGAAAGAAGTGAAAGAGATATTTTAGAAGAAATTTTAGATTTAGTTAGAAAACACGAAAATATAAGGACAACAAACGTAACTTCTGCATCATCTATAACTTTACAAGATTTACTTAAGAACTACCCTCAAAATACGGAAAAGATAATATATAATATAGGTGATAAAGTGTCACACATATTGTATGGTTATGGTATTGTTGATAGGGTTATAATCGATGAACAAAATCGCCAAGCAATATGGGTAAATTTTGAAAATGGACACATCGGTGCAGTAAGAAATGACATACAGCTTACAAAATTGTTATAA
- a CDS encoding phage tail protein, with amino-acid sequence MKAAKPVEKDNKSHHSQSKKQKAKKPVVVPLPVAEVAPLQTQKPEESAALAGFATPNINKTNVNGIIAPVHGSQTIYDQGSGIMFKKHQESMAETGDINHPDTQKAEKDYISTLNISQVKDYHDLKSGTSLPKTLEEQAAAHQENKKSPETSAETKSPEKKQISDKSDIVSTEQLQPVNPDKAPVEEVDPAPSANAHSNSAFTELSGKISSTAKLQKQHEPSHKATNDAQAAAPSPANERQSMAQASQINVMGAKEAGMFKKEDFKALLSAKIHSIQLPKNEEQADEFEKHNNINEVNQKAVGDVKREKNAAANDIASATAAKPDIAAQPHRPVAKMPTQNVGKAPSTPNVAKAMPVKRTATSVEQPIKQQTASIDSEMKANGVTDKMLANSNEPSFTDALDQKNNAKAQSVEATHQFRNNEAKELSKTRSDAQAQAVNHISGMHGARKGGLGNVHGDQQQTSAKDSQKRKEIADHINGIYVSSKADVDVILNNLDTTVAKKFDEGSREAKKAFEAHVDREMKAYKKKRYGDAYADYGALVAAGKWIWDKLTGLPEEVNKFFDSGKDLYIKVMDKFIDQIASHVTTQLNAAKTRIAKGKKDVQTYVDSLSPSLRKIGKEAIAEIQSKFNALEESVNSKKDALIDVLAKKYADNIASIDTRIADLKAQNSGLINKALDVLKTSVFAIIIEIKNTLTNLLSGVISAIQAIIMDPIGFFKNLIAGVSQGFTNFGTNIWTHLKTGFFGWLTGAMKGISFTMPEDVFSLKGIFSITTQVLGLTWDGIRNIGARVIGEPVMKVLETASEKGLEIIPIVRKDGAAGLWEYLKDQFADLKATVMDAMMDIIQTQVIQAGIKWVMGLMTPVGAFIKAAMAIIDMVKFFIQRAAQIMELVKAFTDSIKAIASGNVSAVAKSIENALGRAVPVLIGFLASLLGIGGLADKILGVIRKIRQRIENAIVKFWNFIKGKAKGLLGKIGVGKFGLDKKEKNKKGKKDKKEKDHITSESFSMSGKSHTLSFEDNEIYMESKKAKLSVKLDRAKKQVERYPTSNAFKGKSELIKHQLIRLTNIQDRTEKALEAAEGSGTQTEIDKAQDKMQKLGRIIQNFGDAYQLRDIFDNDGGEHKEYEPKEVRLEAIGDHQVSVTYYYDKEAHEYGQQDFTITINVEDVNKRVVRHVNEGKNLVLKKIGFRGLTLPAGQLAKYNYGLKLNSAHIIGDQFLGSGYKKGLNLILTSDLFNKKTMFAAETIIQEGIEAEMKNYKDNFVTFDLIVTSTYQVLEEDPMVETLKAVHTGMTDIEKKATLLKLQRMKQLPRRCEQVTYEAFINIDGISIDHEPITAETRNGDIWLNKLFNIES; translated from the coding sequence ATGAAAGCAGCAAAACCTGTAGAAAAAGACAATAAAAGCCATCATAGCCAGAGCAAAAAGCAGAAGGCTAAAAAGCCGGTGGTGGTACCTCTGCCTGTGGCGGAAGTGGCTCCTTTACAAACCCAAAAGCCTGAAGAATCTGCAGCTCTTGCAGGATTCGCAACCCCGAATATCAATAAAACGAATGTAAACGGAATTATTGCTCCGGTTCACGGTTCACAGACCATTTACGATCAGGGTTCCGGGATCATGTTTAAAAAGCATCAGGAAAGTATGGCAGAAACCGGGGATATCAATCATCCGGATACCCAAAAAGCGGAAAAAGATTATATTTCCACGCTGAACATCAGCCAGGTTAAAGATTATCATGATCTGAAATCCGGAACTTCTCTGCCGAAGACGTTGGAGGAACAGGCAGCAGCTCATCAGGAAAATAAAAAATCTCCGGAAACAAGTGCCGAAACTAAATCTCCGGAGAAAAAACAGATATCAGATAAAAGTGATATTGTTTCGACTGAGCAGCTTCAACCTGTTAATCCAGATAAAGCACCTGTTGAAGAGGTAGATCCGGCTCCTTCTGCAAATGCCCACAGTAATTCTGCGTTTACAGAGCTTAGCGGAAAAATAAGCAGTACTGCTAAATTACAGAAGCAGCATGAACCATCCCATAAAGCGACAAATGATGCACAGGCTGCAGCGCCATCTCCTGCCAACGAACGTCAGAGTATGGCACAGGCAAGCCAGATAAATGTAATGGGTGCGAAGGAAGCCGGAATGTTCAAGAAAGAAGATTTCAAAGCTTTGCTGAGTGCAAAAATACATAGTATACAACTTCCGAAAAATGAAGAGCAGGCTGATGAGTTTGAGAAACATAACAATATAAATGAAGTCAACCAAAAAGCAGTGGGCGATGTTAAAAGAGAAAAGAATGCAGCAGCAAATGATATTGCTTCTGCAACGGCAGCAAAACCGGATATTGCAGCACAGCCTCATCGTCCGGTTGCAAAAATGCCGACACAAAATGTAGGTAAGGCTCCTTCTACTCCGAATGTCGCTAAGGCAATGCCTGTGAAAAGAACTGCAACAAGCGTAGAACAACCTATAAAGCAACAAACAGCAAGTATCGACAGTGAAATGAAAGCGAATGGAGTAACCGATAAGATGTTGGCAAACTCCAATGAACCATCATTTACGGATGCATTAGATCAAAAGAATAATGCGAAAGCCCAAAGTGTTGAAGCAACTCATCAGTTTAGAAACAATGAAGCTAAGGAGTTGTCAAAAACCCGTAGTGATGCACAGGCACAGGCGGTAAATCATATAAGCGGTATGCATGGCGCAAGAAAAGGCGGGTTAGGCAATGTACACGGCGATCAACAGCAAACTTCAGCGAAAGACAGCCAGAAACGAAAAGAAATTGCCGATCATATTAACGGCATTTACGTCAGCTCCAAAGCAGATGTAGATGTTATATTAAACAATCTGGATACAACGGTAGCGAAGAAATTTGATGAGGGCAGCAGAGAAGCTAAAAAAGCATTTGAAGCCCATGTCGATAGAGAGATGAAGGCTTATAAAAAGAAACGTTATGGTGATGCGTATGCAGACTACGGTGCTTTAGTTGCGGCTGGAAAATGGATATGGGACAAACTTACCGGCTTACCTGAAGAAGTTAACAAATTCTTTGACAGTGGTAAGGATTTATACATTAAAGTGATGGATAAATTCATCGACCAAATCGCATCTCATGTTACCACTCAGCTAAATGCAGCCAAAACCAGAATTGCCAAAGGTAAAAAAGATGTACAGACTTATGTCGACAGTTTATCGCCAAGCTTAAGGAAAATCGGGAAAGAAGCCATTGCAGAGATCCAAAGCAAATTCAATGCACTGGAAGAAAGTGTAAACAGTAAAAAAGATGCATTAATTGATGTATTGGCTAAAAAATACGCCGATAATATCGCAAGTATCGATACCCGGATTGCAGATCTTAAAGCGCAAAACAGCGGATTGATCAACAAAGCTCTTGATGTGCTTAAAACCAGCGTATTTGCTATTATTATTGAAATTAAAAATACACTGACCAATTTATTATCCGGTGTAATTAGTGCCATTCAGGCGATTATTATGGATCCGATAGGATTCTTTAAAAACCTTATTGCGGGTGTTTCCCAAGGATTTACCAATTTCGGAACGAATATCTGGACACACCTTAAGACCGGTTTCTTCGGATGGTTAACCGGAGCGATGAAAGGTATTTCTTTCACCATGCCTGAAGATGTATTCTCTTTGAAAGGTATTTTCTCCATTACCACGCAGGTACTTGGTTTAACGTGGGACGGTATCAGAAACATTGGTGCAAGAGTGATAGGCGAACCTGTAATGAAAGTTCTGGAAACTGCTTCTGAAAAAGGTCTTGAAATAATTCCGATTGTCCGTAAAGACGGTGCTGCCGGATTATGGGAATACCTGAAAGACCAGTTTGCCGATCTTAAAGCCACCGTAATGGATGCTATGATGGACATTATCCAGACACAGGTGATCCAGGCGGGAATTAAATGGGTGATGGGATTGATGACACCGGTAGGAGCATTTATTAAAGCTGCAATGGCGATTATCGATATGGTTAAATTCTTCATCCAGCGAGCTGCCCAGATTATGGAACTGGTAAAAGCATTTACAGACAGCATTAAAGCCATTGCCAGCGGAAACGTAAGTGCCGTCGCAAAATCCATAGAAAATGCATTGGGAAGAGCAGTTCCTGTACTCATTGGTTTCTTAGCTTCATTATTAGGAATTGGCGGATTGGCAGATAAAATACTCGGCGTTATCCGAAAAATACGTCAGCGTATTGAGAATGCGATTGTGAAGTTCTGGAATTTTATTAAAGGGAAGGCTAAAGGATTGCTTGGGAAAATTGGTGTAGGAAAATTTGGCTTGGATAAAAAAGAGAAAAATAAGAAAGGCAAAAAAGACAAAAAAGAGAAAGATCACATTACTTCTGAATCTTTTTCTATGTCTGGGAAATCTCACACATTAAGTTTTGAGGATAATGAGATTTATATGGAAAGTAAGAAAGCGAAACTTTCTGTAAAACTAGATCGAGCAAAAAAACAAGTTGAAAGATATCCAACTTCAAACGCTTTTAAAGGTAAATCAGAACTTATAAAACATCAATTAATTAGATTAACGAATATACAGGATCGTACAGAAAAAGCATTAGAAGCAGCAGAGGGTTCAGGAACTCAAACTGAAATAGATAAAGCTCAAGATAAAATGCAAAAATTAGGTCGGATAATCCAAAACTTTGGAGATGCCTATCAATTAAGAGACATTTTTGATAATGACGGGGGAGAACATAAAGAGTACGAGCCGAAAGAAGTAAGATTAGAGGCTATTGGAGATCATCAAGTTAGTGTAACTTATTATTATGATAAAGAGGCTCACGAATATGGACAACAAGATTTTACCATTACAATTAATGTAGAAGATGTAAACAAACGAGTTGTAAGACATGTAAACGAAGGTAAGAACCTTGTCTTGAAAAAAATAGGTTTTCGTGGGCTTACATTACCTGCAGGACAATTAGCAAAGTATAATTATGGTTTGAAGCTAAATTCAGCTCATATTATTGGAGATCAGTTTTTGGGTTCGGGTTATAAGAAAGGATTGAATCTAATTTTGACTTCTGATCTGTTTAACAAAAAGACTATGTTTGCAGCTGAAACAATAATTCAAGAAGGAATTGAAGCGGAAATGAAGAACTATAAAGATAATTTTGTTACTTTTGACTTGATAGTGACTTCTACTTATCAAGTATTAGAAGAGGACCCTATGGTAGAAACATTAAAAGCTGTACATACAGGTATGACTGATATAGAGAAGAAAGCAACATTACTTAAACTACAAAGAATGAAACAACTTCCAAGGCGTTGTGAACAGGTTACTTATGAAGCTTTTATAAATATTGATGGTATAAGTATAGATCATGAGCCAATTACTGCTGAAACAAGAAATGGTGATATTTGGCTAAATAAATTATTTAATATTGAATCATAA
- a CDS encoding transposase: MSRGKRGFSTRFDLGKIFQLIIKRLKTGCQWRELSLKEYFTNQRISWQLIYYYFNKWSKDGSFRRIWVSLLKKNKRDLDLSCVQMDGSHTRSKTGGESVGYQGRKSSKTSNCIFLCDNQGQMLSMGEPVSGEHHDLYQIEETLEEIFVLLDEADIECKGLFLNADSGFDGKKCRDILEKKEMIANIKENPRNGNTQHEKYFDSELYKRRFKIEKANAWLDSFKALLVRFETLNITWVSLHYLAFSILFLRKIKV; this comes from the coding sequence TTGAGCAGAGGAAAACGGGGATTTTCAACAAGATTTGATTTAGGGAAAATCTTTCAACTCATTATTAAGCGTTTAAAAACAGGCTGCCAATGGCGCGAGCTGAGTCTTAAAGAGTACTTTACCAATCAGAGAATCAGTTGGCAACTGATTTATTATTATTTTAATAAATGGAGTAAGGATGGTTCTTTCAGGCGAATTTGGGTTTCCCTTCTTAAAAAGAATAAAAGAGATTTAGATCTTTCCTGTGTTCAGATGGACGGGAGTCATACGCGCAGTAAAACCGGTGGCGAATCGGTAGGTTATCAGGGACGAAAATCATCAAAGACCAGTAATTGTATCTTCCTTTGTGATAATCAGGGACAAATGCTTTCAATGGGAGAGCCGGTGAGCGGAGAACATCATGACCTTTATCAGATTGAAGAAACTTTAGAGGAGATTTTTGTTCTTTTGGATGAAGCTGATATAGAGTGTAAAGGATTATTCCTGAATGCAGATTCAGGTTTTGACGGTAAAAAATGCAGAGATATTCTTGAGAAAAAAGAAATGATTGCCAATATTAAAGAGAATCCACGGAATGGAAATACACAGCATGAAAAATATTTTGATTCCGAACTGTATAAAAGAAGATTCAAAATAGAAAAAGCAAATGCATGGCTGGATAGCTTCAAAGCGCTATTAGTAAGGTTTGAAACTTTAAATATTACATGGGTGAGTTTGCATTATCTGGCTTTTTCTATTTTGTTTCTCAGAAAAATAAAAGTTTAA
- a CDS encoding DUF4142 domain-containing protein has translation MKNSILSILAIAAMVACKKNETTNVDTSADSTAMTAPADSGMMKNDSANATATQPDSASKTSLSEQDKSFADAAAKGGMMEVMMGKLAATNAENATVKSLGEMMVKDHSKANDELKKWASTAGYTLPTGLDADKQKMYDDLKAKKGKDFDKAYTDLMVSDHKEDIAAFKKEAASGSEASLKSFASSTLPTLEHHLMESEKAKSAVK, from the coding sequence ATGAAAAATTCAATTCTAAGTATTCTTGCTATCGCAGCGATGGTAGCCTGTAAAAAAAATGAAACGACCAATGTAGACACTTCTGCGGACAGCACTGCAATGACAGCACCCGCAGATTCGGGAATGATGAAAAATGATTCCGCAAATGCAACAGCCACACAGCCGGATTCTGCCTCCAAAACCTCTCTTAGCGAGCAGGATAAATCGTTTGCCGATGCTGCAGCAAAAGGAGGAATGATGGAAGTGATGATGGGAAAACTTGCGGCAACAAATGCAGAAAATGCCACAGTGAAATCATTGGGTGAAATGATGGTAAAAGACCACAGCAAAGCTAATGATGAGCTTAAAAAATGGGCATCCACAGCAGGATATACACTGCCGACAGGTTTAGATGCAGATAAACAGAAAATGTATGATGATCTGAAGGCTAAAAAAGGAAAAGATTTCGACAAAGCTTATACCGATCTTATGGTGAGCGATCATAAAGAAGATATTGCAGCGTTTAAAAAAGAAGCTGCCTCCGGTTCGGAAGCATCGCTGAAATCCTTTGCCAGCAGTACACTTCCTACTTTAGAACACCATTTAATGGAATCTGAAAAAGCAAAATCAGCAGTTAAATAG
- a CDS encoding SDR family NAD(P)-dependent oxidoreductase: MESLQLKGKNVFITGADSGIGKATALLLAKEGANIAFIHYKDTKDAEKTQKEIADFGKK, from the coding sequence ATGGAAAGTTTACAGCTAAAAGGAAAAAACGTTTTTATAACCGGAGCAGACAGCGGAATCGGAAAAGCAACAGCACTGCTATTAGCAAAGGAAGGAGCAAATATTGCTTTCATTCATTATAAAGACACGAAAGATGCAGAAAAAACCCAGAAAGAAATTGCAGATTTCGGAAAAAAATAA
- a CDS encoding RNA polymerase sigma factor, which produces MTKLNTEINSAEVALCILIKKNRQQGFEKLYKSYSSILYGLALKSVSSKELAEEIVQRTFVNVCKQIDSFADQKYTFHIWMIRNLIATIKDFLSEKQIEYNFTLDQFPEFSFELKQQIPSSSQPEISGF; this is translated from the coding sequence ATGACAAAATTAAATACCGAAATCAACTCAGCAGAGGTCGCCTTGTGTATTTTGATAAAGAAAAACCGGCAGCAGGGATTTGAAAAACTCTACAAAAGCTACAGCAGTATATTGTATGGTCTTGCTTTAAAATCGGTTTCTTCTAAAGAACTTGCAGAAGAGATTGTTCAGCGTACCTTCGTTAATGTCTGTAAACAGATTGATTCTTTTGCAGATCAGAAATACACCTTCCATATTTGGATGATCCGGAATCTTATTGCTACCATCAAAGATTTTCTTTCCGAAAAACAGATTGAATATAATTTTACCTTAGATCAATTTCCTGAATTCAGCTTCGAACTGAAACAGCAGATTCCTTCTTCTTCTCAACCAGAGATCAGCGGTTTCTGA
- a CDS encoding lysozyme — MTTSQKGINFILSFEGFSAKPYLDSAGIPTIGYGNTYYPGGKKVTMKDLPITKEKGAELFASVLPTYEKIVSAKIKIQLTQNQFDALVSHTYNTGGSDTLFSLINKKADAASIRRWFTTKYTTAGGKVLAGLVRRRKAEADLFFEK; from the coding sequence ATGACAACATCACAAAAAGGTATAAACTTCATTTTATCATTCGAAGGCTTCAGCGCAAAGCCTTATCTGGATTCTGCCGGAATTCCGACAATCGGCTACGGAAACACCTATTATCCCGGAGGCAAAAAAGTGACCATGAAAGATCTGCCGATTACAAAGGAAAAAGGGGCAGAATTGTTTGCATCGGTTTTACCGACCTATGAAAAAATAGTGTCAGCAAAAATTAAAATTCAGCTTACCCAAAACCAGTTCGATGCGCTTGTTTCGCACACGTACAACACAGGAGGATCGGATACCTTGTTCTCACTTATCAATAAAAAAGCAGATGCAGCATCCATCAGAAGATGGTTTACTACAAAATACACCACAGCAGGCGGAAAAGTTCTGGCAGGTTTGGTGAGAAGAAGAAAAGCCGAAGCGGATTTGTTTTTTGAGAAGTAA
- a CDS encoding phage tail protein encodes MAKKYADNIASIDTRIADLKAQNSGLINKALDVLKTSVFAIIIEIKNTLTNLLSGVISAIQAIIMDPIGFFKNLIAGVSQGFTNFGTNIWTHLKTGFFGWLTGAMKGISFTMPEDVFSLKGVFSITTQVLGLTWSGIRSIGARVIGEPVMKVLETGSEKGLEIVQVVRKDGAAGLWEYLKDQFADLKATVMDAMMDIIQTQVIQAGIKWVMGLMTPVGAFIKAAMAIIDMVKFFIQRAAQIMELVKAFTDSIKAIASGNVSAVAKSIENALGRAVPVLIGFLASLLGIGGLADKVVGVIRKIRQRIENAIVKFWNFIKGKAAKLLGKLEIGKNVKNLYKTCLNFYFSEKQNRKSQIMQTHPCNI; translated from the coding sequence TTGGCTAAAAAATACGCCGATAATATCGCAAGTATTGATACCCGGATTGCAGATCTTAAAGCGCAAAACAGCGGATTGATCAACAAAGCTCTTGATGTGCTTAAAACCAGCGTATTTGCTATTATTATTGAAATTAAAAATACACTGACCAATTTATTATCCGGTGTAATCAGTGCCATTCAGGCGATTATTATGGATCCGATAGGATTCTTTAAAAACCTTATTGCGGGTGTTTCCCAAGGATTTACCAATTTCGGAACCAATATCTGGACTCACCTTAAGACCGGTTTCTTCGGATGGTTAACCGGAGCGATGAAAGGTATTTCTTTCACCATGCCGGAAGATGTATTCTCATTAAAAGGAGTTTTCTCCATTACTACACAAGTGCTTGGTTTAACCTGGAGCGGAATTAGATCAATTGGAGCCAGAGTGATAGGAGAACCTGTAATGAAGGTTCTTGAGACAGGTTCTGAAAAAGGACTTGAAATAGTGCAGGTTGTCCGTAAAGACGGTGCTGCCGGATTATGGGAATACCTGAAAGACCAGTTTGCCGATCTTAAAGCCACTGTAATGGATGCTATGATGGACATTATCCAGACACAGGTGATCCAGGCGGGAATTAAGTGGGTGATGGGATTGATGACTCCGGTAGGAGCCTTTATAAAAGCCGCAATGGCGATTATCGATATGGTTAAATTCTTCATCCAGCGAGCTGCCCAGATTATGGAACTGGTAAAAGCATTTACAGACAGCATTAAAGCTATTGCCAGCGGAAACGTAAGTGCCGTCGCAAAATCCATAGAAAATGCATTGGGAAGAGCAGTTCCTGTACTCATTGGTTTCTTAGCTTCATTATTAGGAATTGGCGGATTGGCAGATAAAGTGGTAGGCGTTATCCGAAAAATACGTCAGCGTATTGAGAATGCGATTGTGAAGTTCTGGAATTTTATTAAGGGGAAGGCAGCTAAATTATTAGGTAAATTAGAAATTGGAAAAAATGTCAAAAACTTATATAAAACCTGTTTAAACTTTTATTTTTCTGAGAAACAAAATAGAAAAAGCCAGATAATGCAAACTCACCCATGTAATATTTAA
- a CDS encoding CinA family protein produces the protein MMNLRNDLLEFTGNYFQTTKETIAIAESVTAGFLQFSFSQIKDASTFFKGGITAYTLEEKVRFLKVDRKEAEENDCVSQNIADTMALNVTDLFHTDWGIAITGYATPVEESEHRLFAYFSFVYKNKTVFSHKMNLNSRKEAINAQMCYSEFILECLKVEMEKQLTMKEKEN, from the coding sequence ATGATGAATCTCCGGAACGATCTATTAGAATTTACAGGAAATTATTTTCAGACAACCAAAGAAACCATTGCCATCGCAGAGAGTGTAACGGCTGGGTTTTTACAGTTTTCATTTTCGCAGATTAAAGATGCCTCAACTTTTTTCAAGGGCGGAATTACGGCGTACACACTGGAAGAAAAAGTAAGATTTTTAAAAGTTGACCGAAAAGAAGCAGAAGAGAACGATTGTGTTTCGCAGAATATTGCAGATACCATGGCTTTAAATGTTACGGACTTATTTCATACCGATTGGGGAATTGCCATTACAGGTTATGCAACTCCAGTGGAAGAATCGGAACACAGGCTTTTTGCTTATTTCAGTTTTGTCTATAAAAATAAAACAGTCTTTTCCCACAAAATGAATCTTAATTCCAGAAAAGAAGCGATTAATGCCCAAATGTGTTACAGTGAATTTATTCTGGAATGCCTGAAAGTTGAAATGGAAAAACAACTGACAATGAAAGAGAAAGAAAATTAA